A window of Rhodococcus sp. SGAir0479 contains these coding sequences:
- a CDS encoding glycosyltransferase family 4 protein has protein sequence MRRTLLVTNDFPPRPGGIQSYLHTFAAQLPAEELVVYAPRWRGDSHTRFDAEQRYDVVRHPTTLMVPTPFVARRAAALVEKFECDAVWFGAAAPLALLAPVVRRAGATRVIASTHGHEVGWSMIPGARQALRRIGDHTDTVTFVSRYTRGRFASAFGPRAALEHLPSGVDTDVFRPDPAARAELRARYGLGERPTILCLSRLVPRKGQDQLIRALPTIRTSIDGAVLVIVGGGPYADRLRALAQECGVADHVVFTGGVPAAELAAHHTIADVFAMPCRTRGAGLDVEGLGIVYLEASATGVPVIAGRSGGAPETVVEHETGLVADGTSVNDVARSVVSVLSDRDRAAAMGAAGRSWVQQHWRWDVLGAELRSLLA, from the coding sequence ATGCGTCGAACCCTGTTGGTGACGAACGATTTTCCGCCACGTCCCGGCGGCATCCAGTCGTACCTGCACACCTTTGCCGCCCAGCTGCCCGCCGAGGAACTGGTCGTCTACGCTCCGCGCTGGCGCGGGGACAGCCACACTCGGTTCGACGCCGAGCAGCGCTACGACGTGGTCCGGCATCCGACGACGTTGATGGTCCCGACGCCGTTCGTGGCGCGCCGCGCGGCGGCGCTGGTCGAGAAGTTCGAGTGCGACGCGGTGTGGTTCGGGGCGGCCGCGCCGCTGGCGCTGCTGGCGCCGGTGGTGCGTCGCGCCGGGGCCACCAGGGTGATCGCCTCCACGCACGGCCACGAGGTGGGCTGGTCGATGATTCCCGGTGCGCGGCAGGCGCTGCGCCGCATCGGCGACCACACCGACACCGTCACGTTCGTCAGCAGGTACACCCGCGGCCGGTTCGCGTCGGCGTTCGGTCCGCGGGCCGCGCTCGAACACCTCCCGTCCGGCGTCGACACGGACGTGTTCCGGCCCGATCCGGCGGCGCGCGCGGAATTGCGGGCGCGCTACGGGCTGGGGGAGCGGCCGACGATTCTGTGCCTGTCCCGGCTGGTGCCGCGCAAGGGACAGGATCAGCTGATCCGCGCCCTGCCGACGATCCGCACGAGTATCGACGGTGCGGTGCTCGTGATCGTGGGCGGCGGGCCCTACGCCGACCGGCTGCGCGCGCTGGCCCAGGAGTGCGGTGTGGCGGACCACGTCGTCTTCACCGGCGGGGTGCCGGCCGCGGAACTGGCCGCCCACCACACGATCGCCGACGTGTTCGCGATGCCGTGCCGGACCCGGGGGGCGGGGCTGGACGTCGAGGGACTCGGCATCGTGTACCTCGAGGCGTCGGCGACGGGCGTGCCGGTGATCGCCGGCCGGTCGGGAGGGGCGCCGGAGACCGTCGTCGAACACGAGACCGGCCTCGTGGCGGACGGTACCTCGGTGAACGACGTCGCCCGCTCCGTGGTCTCGGTGCTGTCCGATCGTGATCGCGCCGCGGCGATGGGGGCCGCCGGCCGGTCCTGGGTGCAGCAGCACTGGCGCTGGGACGTACTGGGGGCCGAGTTGCGGAGCCTGCTCGCCTGA